One window of the Lepeophtheirus salmonis chromosome 7, UVic_Lsal_1.4, whole genome shotgun sequence genome contains the following:
- the LOC121121452 gene encoding nucleolar protein 9, which produces MTEFGNSEESYRNEGDEGFRKKKKKRSFFQKAKKFGKQGRYGKGRSIDSDSYNYLLRVLETLNNQPFESSEEKVVFITNVFEQTEDKEVDICCNQLGSRVIETLLPEVEDFRITERFMEALTKDMRVMMSDPFGSHVLEKLLFLCSFKGSSLDDESFHYRSLWVSKVSKFAINNFDFFAEDLYASHILKTTFQCLTGVTIPQEFHRSKHAIEQGSKVKTNKEYSFATEGNDGFQESMEGMISKIENFEQLKDRLWDSCVLSSIIQSLLYTLSKYDLGNCKVMVKFLLKCVFDTNENFTFENVAMAQLLEMLISVTNEHFPKAFQKLYDRFLDGKFSEMIDDPNCNFLLQKLLSSCSDKERFETLYENEFDHRLRTIIVESNQYQIIVVLAQACNRLSAKQSHFSVALMKALGIYDQSSNQNKIVSVLAYLDNKKESENPEKSINKAGSQIIQELLKFNKPIKTVNSLLSMDSIDLRSLLSDPKGCHITDVFMSSKSIGEKSRDGLIKALQGHMRLLCCSKFGSRSFDAIWKGSSAKGRDIIAAELSKEANLLKSNTYGQFIHNNLNLVTYKRNYSEWKSGISAKEKKRELFNDILGIEKESTSQNDLKRGLDIKDKEGDSESQLTEKKKHKSSKKATKSYLDDL; this is translated from the exons ATGACGGAGTTTGGAAACTCGGAAGAGTCGTATCGAAATGAAGGTGATGAAGGCTTtcgaaagaagaagaaaaaaaggtctttttttcaaaaagctaaGAAGTTTGGTAAGCAAGGTCGTTATGGAAAAGGACGTTCCATTGACTCGGATTCGTATAATTATCTCCTTCGTGTTCTCGAAACCCTAAATAATCAGCCATTTGAGTCCTCTGAGGAAAAGGTTGTTTTTATTACCAACGTTTTCGAACAAACTGAAGATAAAGAAGTTGATATTtg TTGTAATCAACTTGGATCTAGAGTGATTGAGACCTTACTCCCAGAAGTAGAAGATTTCCGTATCACTGAACGCTTTATGGAAGCACTCACGAAGGATATGCGAGTCATGATGTCAGATCCTTTTGGAAGTCATGTTCTAGAAAAGTTACTATTTCTTTGTTCATTTAAAGGATCTTCTCTTGATGATGAATCATTTCATTATCGATCTCTTTGGGTGtccaaagtttcaaaatttgcaaTCAATAACTTTGACTTCTTTGCGGAAGACTTGTATGCATCACATATTCTCAAAACTACTTTTCAGTGTCTCACGGGTGTAACTATACCTCAAGAATTTCACAGGAGTAAACATGCTATTGAGCAAGGGAGCAAAGTAAAGACAAATAAAGAGTATTCCTTTGCTACTGAGGGAAATGATGGATTTCAAGAGTCGATGGAGGGGATGATAAGTAAAATAGAAAACTTTGAACAGTTGAAAG atagaCTTTGGGATAGTTGTGTACTTTCTAGTATCATACAGAGTTTACTGTATACGCTGAGTAAATATGACTTAGGCAATTGTAAAGTAATGGTCAAGTTTTTATTGAAGTGTGTGTTTGATACGAATGAAAATTTCACATTTGAAAATGTTGCCATGGCACAATTACTGGAGATGCTAATTTCTGTGACTAATGAACATTTTCCTAAGgcttttcaaaaactttatgatCGCTTTTTAGACGGGAAATTTTCTGAAATGATCGATGATCCCAATTGTAACTTCCTTCTTCAAAAGTTGTTAAGTTCATGTAGTGACAAAGAGCGATTTGAAACATTATACGAAAATGAATTTGATCATAGACTGAGGACCATTATAGTTGAGTCAAATCAGTATCAAATAATAGTGGTCCTAGCTCAAGCATGTAATCGACTTTCGGCCAAACAGTCTCATTTTAGTGTC GCTCTCATGAAAGCATTAGGTATCTATGATCAGTCATcgaatcaaaataaaattgtgtcAGTTTTAGCATATCTTGATAACAAGAAAGAAAGCGAAAATCCTGAAAAAAGTATCAACAAAGCTGGTTCCCAAATTATCCaagaacttttaaaattcaacaaaccTATTAAAACCGTCAATTCCTTACTATCTATGGACAGTATTGATTTAAGAAGTTTATTATCAGATCCAAAGGGATGCCATATCACAGATGTATTCATGAGTAGTAAAAGTATTGGTGAGAAAAGTAGAGATGGATTGATAAAAGCGCTTCAAGGACACATGAGATTACTGTGTTGCAGTAAATTTGGCTCTAGAAGCTTTGATGCAATTTGGAAAGGATCTTCTGCAAAAGGACGAGATATAATAGCTGCTGAGCTATCAAAGGAAGCGAATTTGCTGAAATCCAATACATATGGGCAattcattcataataatttgaatCTAGTAACATATAAGAGGAATTATTCGGAATGGAAATCGGGAATATCggcaaaagaaaagaaacgtGAGCTATTCAATGATATTTTGGGTATAGAAAAGGAAAGTACATCCCAAAATGATCTTAAAAGAGGACTTGATATTAAAGACAAAGAAGGGGACAGCGAGTCTCAACtcacagaaaaaaagaaacacaaatcaTCCAAAAAAGCTACCAAGTCGTATTTGGACGATCTTTAG
- the LOC121121643 gene encoding uncharacterized protein: protein MYNLRLNYFRLDDRMSGTTPVDTDNSSLVVEEWPYYQEDDSLWQRKEKCLRNRSEKCFGSREMSDIGILSVDENWWFGDTVKDFYSHKFLLGSASPVLHHILYEMELSESSKEIVLNLNPKLNVTLTRTKTYDSERLELNGIPPIATEALLEYIYKDKFLKSDYEHGYSRNLLWRLWHASKALEMDHLSQITSETLDETMCEDTVFWDLNYSMQFNEMGLEHLKQKVLKIMEGLEEKLFEHDNFVWIDHAGIKEILNKRESGSCEPLIIFNNLLRWSLYQVDRVACCEIDDKSGAEIPIEIRLEWINNFRKEQSQSASLKELEKYLKRGIEFMPWTEFSQEEYLKYVPQFDLISNEKLLKSSLELMNIVVNNPNRLRYSEYGCKNMPNTKLSFLDDIKISGVKSNKDASKKSIREICLLNMMDGSKKDEESLMTL, encoded by the exons atgtataatttaaggttAAACTACTTTAGGTTAGATGATAGGATGAGTGGAACTACACCTGTTGATACTGATAATTCCTCTTTGGTCGTAGAGGAATGGCCTTATTATCAAGAAGATGATTCCTTGTGgcaaagaaaggaaaaatgtcTCAGAAATCGAtcagaaaaatgttttggaagtCGAGAAATGTCAGATATTGGGATATTATCTGTAGATGAAAACTGGTGGTTCGGAGACACAGTAAAGGATTTCTAt agtcATAAATTCTTACTTGGGTCAGCCAGTCCAGTACTTCATCACATCTTATACGAAATGGAATTATCAGAGTCCAGTAAAGAAATCGTTCTCAATTTGAATCCTAAACTAAATGTTACTCTTACTCGAACCAAAACTTATGACTCTGAGCGACTAGAACTGAATGGAATTCCTCCCATCGCTACAGAGGCTCTTTTAGAATATATCTACAAGGATAA GTTCCTCAAAAGTGATTATGAACATGGATATAGTCGGAATCTACTATGGAGACTTTGGCACGCAAGTAAAGCCTTAGAGATGGATCATTTGTCCCAAATTACATCTGAg ACCCTAGACGAAACCATGTGTGAGGATACCGTTTTTTGGGATCTTAACTACTCAATGCAATTCAATGAAATGGGATTGGAGCATCttaaacaaaaagtattaaag ATTATGGAAGGCTTGGAAGAAAAACTCTTTGAGCACGATAACTTCGTATGGATTGATCATGCAGGTATAAAGGAGATTTTAAATAAACGAGAAAGTGGAAGCTGTGAACCTCTGATTATATTCAATAACTTACTCCGGTG GTCTCTATACCAAGTGGATCGTGTGGCTTGCTGTGAAATAGACGATAAGTCTGGTGCAGAAATTCCCATTGAAATTAGACTTGAATGGATAAACAATTTTCGAAAAGAACAGAGCCAGAGTGCTAGTCTGAAAgagttagaaaaatatttaaaacgtGGAATCGAATTCATGCCTTGGACAGAATTTAGTCaagaagaatatttaaaatacgtaCCTCAATTTGACctcatttcaaatgaaaaactCCTTAAGAGTTCATTAGAACTTATGAATATTGTAGTGAATAATCCAAATAGACTTAGATACTCGGAATATGGTTGCAAAAACATGCCAAACACAAAGCTAAGCTTCCtagatgatattaaaatttctggTGTTAAATCGAATAAGGATGCATCGAAAAAATCCATTCGTGAAATATGTTTGCTCAACATGATGGACGGATCTAAAAAGGATGAAGAATCCCTCATGACTCtctaa